In Caretta caretta isolate rCarCar2 chromosome 4, rCarCar1.hap1, whole genome shotgun sequence, one genomic interval encodes:
- the AREG gene encoding amphiregulin, which produces MRALLLLCALAGLCGCQPAAGLGLNATEQEENVPMVWDHSVDGSTRPSGIDYEDAEEDEEEEEDQDPAVPMYIVDDSIRVEPVIKPKQTKTDREKNPDKIKKRNKGKKNKKKKKGTPCEAEYKNFCIHGECKYLEDLKEVTCKCRQDYFGERCGEQFMKTQKRNDIGNDSTTILVVVAVLLSSISFIAIVVLILAQLRKTYPQCEEKEERKKLRQETGNGHVGV; this is translated from the exons ATgcgagccctgctgctgctctgcgcGCTGGCCGGGCTCTGCG GGTGCCAACCTGCTGCTGGATTAGGACTAAATGCGACCGAGCAGGAGGAAAACGTGCCTATGGTATGGGACCACAGTGTGGATGGGAGCACCAGGCCTTCAGGAATTGACTATGAAGATgctgaggaagatgaggaggaggaggaggaccaggACCCAGCAGTGCCTATGTACATTGTAGATGATTCAATTAGAG TTGAACCGGTGATTAAacccaagcaaacaaaaacagatcgggaaaagaatcctgacaaaataaaaaagagaaacaaagggaagaaaaataaaaagaagaagaaagggacACCATGTGAAGCAGAATACAAAAATTTTTGTATTCATGGTGAATGCAAATACCTAGAAGACCTCAAAGAAGTAACATGCAA GTGTCGCCAGGATTACTTTGGTGAACGCTGTGGTGAACAGTTCATGAAGACTCAGAAGAGAAATGACATCGGCAACGATTCAACAACAATATTGGTGGTGGTAGCTGTCCTGCTCTCCAGCATCAGCTTCATTGCGATTGTCGTCCTTATTCTAGCGCA GCTCAGGAAAACGTATCCTCAatgtgaagaaaaggaggaaagaaaaaagctCAGACAAGAGACTGGAAATGGCCACGTTGGCGTGTAA